A stretch of the Paramormyrops kingsleyae isolate MSU_618 chromosome 16, PKINGS_0.4, whole genome shotgun sequence genome encodes the following:
- the LOC111856274 gene encoding ubiquitin carboxyl-terminal hydrolase 9X isoform X2, with protein sequence MTATTRGSPVGGNDSQGQAPDGQSQPPLPQNQTSSPSSSNENSPMSPPDEQGQGDSPPQAEEEEPAFPHTDLAKLDDMINRPRWVVPVLPKGELEVLLEAAIDLCKKGLDVKCEACQRFFRDGLTISFTKILTDEAVSGWKFEIHRCIINNTHRLVELCVAKLSQDWFPLLELLAMALNPHCKFHIYNGTRPSETVPAGVQLPEDELCARPPDPRSPKGWLVDLINKFGTLNGFQTLHDRFMSGQALNVQVIAALIKPFGQCYEFLTLHTLKKYFLPVIEMVPQFLENLTDEELKKEAKNEAKNDALSMIIKSLKNLASRVPGQEETVKNLEIFRLKMILRLLQISSFNGKMNALNEVNKVISSVSYYTHRHGSPEEEEWLTAERMAEWIQQNHILSIVLRDSLHQPQYVEKLEKILRFVIKEKALTLQDLDNIWAAQAGKHEAIVKNMHDLLAKLAWDFSPEQLDHLFDCFKASWTNASKKQREKLLELIRRLAEDDKDGVMAHKVLNLLWNLAHSDDVPVDIMDQALSAHIKILDYSCSQDRDTQKIQWIDRFIEELRTNHKWVIPALKQIREICSLFGEAPQNLRKKIPFNIEKNLVGQTQRSPHAFYRHDLINQLQNNHALVTLVAENLSAYMEGMRQFAKAEEHEHLDYDPQTVRSCSRYSHVQEVQERLNFLRFLLKDGQLWLCAPQAKQIWKCLAENAVFLCDREACFKWYSKLMGDEPDLDPDINKDFFENNVLQLDPSLLTENGMKCFERFFKAVNCREGKLVAKRRAYMMDDLELIGLDYLWRVVIQGSDDIASRAIDLLKEIYTNLGPKLQVNQVEIHEDFIQSCFDRLKASYDTLCVLDGDKDSINCARQEAIRMVRVLTVLREYINECDSDYHEERSILPMSRAFRGKHITLIVRFPNQGRQVDDLDIWSHTNDTIGSVRRCILTRIKANSAHTKIELFIGGEMVDPADDKKLIGQLNLKDKTLITAKLTQISSNMPSSPDSSSDSSTGSPGNHGNHYSDGPNPEVESCLPGVIMSLHLRYISFLWQVADLGCSLNMPLLRDGSRVLMKLMPPDTTTVETLRAICLDHAKLGDNSLSPTLDSRFFGPSPSQVLYLTEVVYALLMPASGTLGEDASDFQYNFLKSGGLPLVLSMLTRNNFLPNADMETRRGAYLNSLKIAKLLLTAVGFGHVKAVAEACQPAGEGTVSPINQATHDQALVLQSALQNIPNPSSECMLRNVAIRLAQQISDENFFQASKYIPDISVIRAVQKVIWASGCGSVQLVFSSNEEISKIYEKTNAGNEPDGEDEQVCCEALEVMTLCFALIPTALDALSKEKGWQTFIIDLLLHCQSKSVRQMAQEQFFLMATRCCMGHRPLLFFITLLFTVLGSTAKERAKHAGDYFTLLRHLLNYAYNSSINLPNAEVLLNNEIDWLKRIKDEVKRTGETGLEETILEGHLGVTKELLAFQTPEKKYYMGCEKGGATLIKELIDDFIFPASIVYLQYMKSGEFPAEQAIPVCGTPATINAAFELLVALAVSCVRNLKQIVDNLTDMYYLGGEGLSEWEYLPPVGPRPTKGFVGLKNAGATCYMNSVIQQLYMIPPIRNGILAIEGTGTDVDDDMSGDEKQDNESNVDPRDEVFSYHNQFEDKPSSNKSEDRKEYNIGVLRHLQVIFGHLAASRLQYYVPRGFWKQFRLWGEPVNLREQHDALEFFNSLVDSLDEALKALGHPPMLSKVLGGSFADQKICQGCPHRYECEESFTTLNVDIRNHQNLLDSMEQYVKGDLLEGANAYHCEKCNKKVDTVKRLLIKKLPPVLAIQLKRFDYDWERECAIKFNDYFEFPRELDMEPYTVAGVAKLEGDDVHPENQVIQNEPSESEAPGGSKYRLVGVLVHSGQASGGHYYSYIIQRNGGDGERNRWYKFDDGDVTECKMDDDEEMKNQCFGGEYMGEVFDHMMKRMSYRRQKRWWNAYILFYERMDSSERDGELVKYITELTISARPHQIKMPAAIECSVRKQNVQFMHNRMQYSLEYFQFIKKLLTCNSVYLNPPSGQDHLLPEAEEIALISIQLAAKFLFSTGFHTKKVVRGPASDWYDALCILLRHSKNVRFWFAHKVLFAYPNRFSEYLLECPSAEVRGAFAKLIVFIAHFSLQDGPCPSPVASPGPSSQQQACDNLSLSDHLLRAVLNLLRREVSEHGRHLQQYFNLFVMYANLGMAEKTQLLKLSVPATFMLVALDEGPGPPIKYQYAELGKLYAVVSQLVRCCDVSSRMQSSINGNPPLANPYGDPNLSQPILPVQQLVAEILFVRTSYVKKIIEDCSNSEETVKLLRFSCWENPQFSSTVLSELLWQVAYSYTYELRPYLDLLLQILLIEDSWQTHRIHNALKGIPDDRDGLFDTIQRSKNHYQKRAYQCIKCMVALFTNCPVAYQILQSNGDLKRKWTWAVEWLGDELERRPYTGNPQYTYNNWSPPVQSNETSNGYFLERSHSARMTLAKACELCPEEEPEDQEAPDDHDASPPEDTTLYPHSPGTQYQQNNHPHGQPYTGPAAQHVNNPPRPGQRAQENWEATEETAPAQPKE encoded by the exons ATGACTGCCACCACCCGCGGCTCTCCCGTGGGGGGCAATGACAGCCAGGGCCAAGCTCCGGATGGCCAGTCTCAGCCCCCACTACCCCAGAACCAG ACATCGTCCCCCAGCTCCTCGAATGAGAACTCCCCCATGAGCCCTCCAGATGAGCAGGGCCAGGGGGACTCGCCCCCGCAGGCGGAAGAGGAGGAACCTGCCTTCCCCCACACGGACCTGGCCAAGCTAGATGACATGATCAACCG GCCTCGCTGGGTGGTTCCAGTTTTACCAAAGGGCGAGTTGGAGGTTCTTCTTGAGGCTGCTATAGATCTCTGTAAAAAAG GACTGGATGTCAAGTGTGAAGCATGTCAGAGGTTTTTTCGAGATGGCTTGACAATTTCCTTCACGAAAATTCTCACCGACGAGGCAGTGAGCGGCTGGAAATTTGAGATTCAC AGGTGTATTATAAACAACACTCACCGCCTGGTGGAGCTTTGTGTGGCCAAGCTCTCTCAGGACTGGTTCCCACTGCTTGAGCTGCTGGCCATGGCATTGAACCCCCACTGCAAGTTCCACATCTACAATGGCACACGACCCTCTGAGACCGTGCCAGCAGGGGTGCAGCTGCCTGAGGATGAGCTCTGCGCCCGTCCTCCAGACCCACGTTCTCCCAAG GGCTGGCTGGTGGATTTAATAAACAAATTTGGCACGTTAAACGGGTTTCAAACACTGCATGATCGCTTTATGAGCGGCCAAGCCTTGAATGTTCAGGTCATCGCAGCGCTTATTAA GCCTTTCGGGCAGTGTTATGAGTTTCTTACGTTGCACACGCTGAAGAAGTACTTTCTTCCAGTTATAGAAATGGTTCCACAGTTTCTAGAAAACCTCACTGATGAGGAGTTGAAAAAGGAAGCCAAGAATGAAGCCAAAAATGATGCATTGTCAATGATAATCAAGTCGTTGAAGAACCTCGCTTCACGGGTACCGGGGCAAGAGGAGACCGTAAAAAACTTAGAGATTTTTAGGTTAAAAATGATTCTTAG GTTATTACAAATTTCTTCCTTCAATGGCAAAATGAATGCACTAAATGAAGTCAACAAGGTGATATCGAGTGTCTCCTATTACACCCACCGGCACGGCAGTCCTGAAGAAGAGGAGTGGCTCACGGCTGAACGCATGGCA GAATGGATCCAGCAGAACCACATCCTGTCCATTGTGCTCAGAGACAGCCTCCACCAGCCACAGTATGTGGAGAAACTGGAGAAGATCCTCCGCTTTGTCATTAAGGAGAAGGCTTTGACACTCCAAGACCTGGACAACATCTGGGCAGCTCAG GCTGGAAAGCATGAAGCTATTGTCAAGAATATGCATGATCTCCTGGCAAAGCTGGCCTGGGATTTTTCTCCCGAGCAGCTTGATCATCTCTTTGATTGTTTCAAG GCAAGTTGGACAAATGCCAGCAAAAAGCAGCGAGAGAAGTTGCTGGAGCTGATACGTCGCCTTGCTGAGGATGATAAGGATGGAGTGATGGCCCACAAGGTGTTAAACTTACTGTGGAACCTGGCCCACAGCGACGATGTCCCTGTGGACATCATGGACCAGGCACTGAGTGCCCACATCAAGATCCTGGACTACAGCTGCTCACAA gACAGGGACACACAGAAAATCCAGTGGATAGATCGCTTCATTGAAGAGCTGAGAACCAACCACAAATGGGTGATTCCTGCACTGAAGCAAATCCGGGAAATCTGCAGCTTATTTGGGGAGGCTCCGCAGAACCTAAG AAAGAAAATACCTTTTAACATAGAAAAGAACTTAGTGGG TCAGACACAGAGGAGTCCCCATGCATTTTATCGGCATGACCTGATTAACCAGCTGCAGAACAACCACGCGCTGGTCACCCTGGTGGCTGAAAACCTGTCGGCCTACATGGAAGGCATGAGGCAGTTTGCGAAAGCTGAAGAACATG AGCACTTGGACTACGACCCGCAGACAGTGCGCTCATGCAGCCGCTACAGCCATGTGCAGGAGGTCCAGGAAAGACTCAACTTCTTGAG GTTTCTGCTGAAGGATGGGCAGTTGTGGCTGTGTGCACCTCAAGCCAAGCAGATCTGGAAATGCCTGGCAGAGAACGCGGTGTTCCTGTGCGACCGCGAGGCCTGCTTCAAATGGTACTCCAAGCTGATGGGGGACGAGCCGGATCTGGACCCGGACATTAACAAAGACTTTTTCGAAAACAACGTTCTACAACTGGACCCGTCGCTTCTGACGGAAAACGGCATGAAGTGTTTCGAGCGCTTTTTCAAGGCGGTGAATTGCAGGGAAGGGAAGCTGGTGGCCAAGCGGAGAGCCTACATGATGGACGACCTGGAACTGATCGGGCTGGATTACCTGTGGAGG GTGGTGATACAAGGAAGTGATGACATTGCCAGTAGAGCAATAGACTTACTGAAAGAGATTTATACAAACCTTGGGCCAAAACTGCAAGTCAACCAG GTTGAGATTCATGAAGACTTCATCCAGTCTTGTTTCGACCGGTTGAAAGCCTCCTATGACACCCTGTGTGTTCTGGATGGGGACAAAGACAGCATTAATTGTGCCAGGCAAGAGGCCATCCGCATGGTGAGAGTGTTAACAGTCCTGAGAGAGTACATCAATGAGTGTGACAGTGACTACCATGAAGAGAGGAGCATACTGCCAATGTCAAG GGCATTTCGAGGGAAGCACATCACGCTCATCGTGCGGTTCCCCAACCAAGGCCGGCAGGTGGATGACCTAGATATCTGGTCTCACACAAACGACACGATTGGTTCTGTGCGGCGCTGCATCTTGACCCGGATAAAGGCCAACAGCGCTCACACAAAAATTGAACTCTTCATCGGAGGAGAAATGGTGGATCCTGCTGATGACAAGAAGTTAATTGGACAGCTCAACCTCAAGGACAAAACG CTGATCACAGCCAAGCTCACCCAGATTAGTTCAAATATGCCTTCAAGTCCTGACAGCTCTTCTGATTCTTCAACTGGGTCCCCTGGAAACCATGGGAATCACTATAGTGATGGACCCAACCCTGAGGTGGAAAGTTGTCTTCCAGGCGTG ATTATGTCCCTGCATCTGCGCTACATTTCATTCCTGTGGCAAGTGGCGGATCTGGGGTGCAGCCTGAACATGCCGCTGCTCCGGGACGGATCGCGCGTCCTCATGAAGCTCATGCCTCCAG ATACCACTACAGTGGAGACCTTGCGGGCCATCTGCCTGGACCACGCCAAGCTGGGAGATAACAGCCTTAGCCCAACACTAGATTCGCGCTTCTTTGGTCCTTCACCATCTCAAGTGCTCTATCTGACAGAG GTTGTATATGCGCTGCTCATGCCTGCCAGTGGCACTCTTGGGGAAGATGCCAGTGATTTCCAGTACAACTTCTTAAAAAGCGGTGGGCTGCCCCTTGTTCTGAGCATGCTGACCAGGAACAACTTCCTCCCAAATGCCGACATGGAGACGAGGCGGGGAGCGTACCTAAACTCCTTGAAAATAGCCAAACTCTTATTGACGGCGGTTGGCTTTGGCCACGTGAAGGCCGTGGCAGAAGCCTGCCAACCGGCTGGGGAAGGGACTGTGTCACCA ATAAACCAGGCTACCCACGACCAGGCTTTGGTTCTTCAGAGTGCCCTCCAGAACATTCCCAACCCATCTTCTGAGTGCATGCTGCGTAACGTTGCCATCCGGTTAGCCCAGCAAATCTCTGATGAG AACTTCTTCCAGGCTTCTAAGTATATCCCAGACATCTCTGTGATAAGGGCCGTGCAGAAGGTCATCTGGGCTTCTGGCTGTGGCTCCGTGCAACTGGTTTTCAGCTCCAATGAAGAGATCAGCAAGATATATGAGAAG ACCAACGCAGGGAACGAGCCAGACGGCGAGGATGAGCAGGTGTGCTGTGAAGCCCTGGAGGTGATGACACTCTGCTTTGCCCTCATTCCCACGGCTTTGGACGCACTTAGCAAAGAGAAGGGCTGGCAAACCTTCATCATCGACTTGCTGCTGCACTGCCAGAGCAA GTCTGTTCGTCAGATGGCTCAGGAACAGTTTTTCCTCATGGCCACGAGATGTTGCATGGGACATAGACCACTCCTGTTCTTCATCACCCTTCTTTTCACTGTTTTAGGT AGCACTGCAAAAGAGAGAGCCAAGCACGCGGGGGATTACTTCACTTTGTTAAGGCACTTACTCAACTACGCATACAACAGCAGTATAAACCTACCCAACGCTGAAGTTCTGCTGAACAATGAGATTGACTGGTTGAAAAGAATCAAG GATGAAGTGAAAAGGACTGGCGAGACTGGTCTGGAGGAAACCATTCTTGAAGGCCATCTTGGGGTCACAAAGGAGCTGCTGGCGTTCCAAACACCAGAGAAGAAGTATTACATGGGCTGTGAGAAGGGAGGAGCCACCCTGATTAAA GAGCTGATCGATGACTTCATCTTCCCGGCATCCATCGTCTACCTGCAGTACATGAAGAGTGGGGAGTTCCCGGCCGAGCAGGCCATCCCTGTGTGCGGCACTCCCGCCACCATCAATGCCGCCTTCGAGCTGCTGGTGGCGCTCGCCGTCAGCTGTGTGCGGAACCTCAAGCAGATCGTCGACAACTTGACTGACATGTATTATCTAG GTGGGGAAGGTCTTAGCGAATGGGAATACCTGCCCCCTGTGGGCCCGCGGCCCACCAAAGGTTTCGTGGGCCTGAAGAACGCGGGGGCCACCTGCTACATGAACTCCGTGATACAGCAGCTCTACATGATCCCACCTATCAGGAACGGCATCCTGGCCATCGAGGGCACGGGTACCGACGTGGACGACGACATGTCTGGGGATGAGAAGCAGGACAACGAG AGCAATGTGGATCCCCGAGACGAGGTTTTCAGCTATCACAATCAATTTGAAGATAAGCCTTCCTCAAATAAATCGGAAGACAGGAAAGAGTACAACATTGGAGTTTTGCGCCACCTACAGGTCATCTTTGGACATCTGGCTGCATCTAGGTTACAGTACTATGTTCCTCGAGGGTTCTGGAAACAGTTCAG GTTATGGGGGGAACCAGTGAACTTAAGAGAGCAGCACGATGCTCTGGAGTTCTTTAACTCTTTAGTGGACAGTCTGGATGAGGCCCTGAAAGCCCTTGGACACCCACCCATGCTGAGCAAGGTTCTGGGCGGCTCCTTTGCCGATCAGAAGATCTGTCAGGGTTGTCCTCACAG GTACGAATGTGAAGAATCCTTCACGACGTTGAATGTGGACATTAGAAACCATCAAAACCTCCTTGATTCGATGGAGCAGTATGTCAAAGGTGACTTGCTGGAAGGTGCCAATGCCTACCActgtgaaaaatgcaacaagaaG GTTGACACTGTAAAGCGCCTGCTTATTAAGAAGCTGCCCCCAGTGCTGGCCATCCAGCTGAAACGCTTTGACTATGACTGGGAGAGGGAGTGCGCCATCAAGTTCAATGACTACTTTGAGTTCCCACGGGAACTCGACATGGAGCCGTACACGGTGGCGGGAGTGGCCAAGCTGGAGGGCGATGACGTGCACCCGGAGAACCAGGTGATCCAGAACGAACCCTCAGAGAGTGAAGCCCCTGGTGGGTCAAAGTACCGACTGGTTGGTGTGCTGGTGCACAGCGGTCAGGCCAGCGGGGGGCACTACTACTCCTACATCATCCAGCGGAACGGCGGCGACGGCGAGCGGAACCGCTGGTACAAGTTTGACGACGGCGACGTCACCGAGTGCAAGATGGATGACGACGAGGAGATGAAGAACCAGTGCTTCGGCGGAGAGTACATGGGAGAGGTCTTCGACCACATGATGAAGCGCATGTCCTACCGCCGCCAGAAGAGGTGGTGGAACGCCTACATCCTGTTCTACGAGCGCATGGACTCTTCGGAGCGGGATGGAGAGCTGGTGAAGTACATCACGGAGCTGACCATCTCCGCCAGACCGCACCAGATCAAGATGCCAGCCGCCATCGAGTGCAGCGTGCGCAAGCAGAACGTGCAGTTCATGCACAACCGCATGCAGTACAGCCTGGAATATTTCCAGTTTATAAAGAAACTCCTGACCTGTAACAGTGTCTATTTAAACCCACCCTCAG GACAAGATCATCTTTTGCCGGAGGCAGAAGAAATAGCTCTGATTAGTATTCAGCTTGCTGCTAAGTTTCTGTTCAGCACTGGATTCCACACGAAGAAGGTCGTTCGTGGTCCTGCCAGTGACTG GTACGATGCGCTCTGCATCCTGCTGCGTCACAGCAAGAACGTGCGCTTCTGGTTTGCACACAAGGTGCTCTTCGCGTATCCCAATCGCTTCTCCGAGTACCTGCTGGAGTGTCCCAGCGCGGAAGTGAGGGGCGCCTTTGCCAAGCTCATCGTATTTATTGCACACTTCTCCCTCCAAGATGGGCCCTGTCCTTCTCCAGTTGCCTCCCCAGGACCTTCCAGTCAG CAACAGGCCTGTGACAATTTGAGCTTGAGTGACCACTTACTGAGAGCCGTGCTGAACCTGCTGCGGAGGGAGGTGTCTGAACACGGTCGTCACCTGCAGCAGTACTTCAACCTCTTCGTCATGTACGCAAACCTGG GCATGGCAGAGAAGACCCAACTGCTGAAGCTGAGCGTGCCAGCCACCTTCATGCTGGTCGCCCTGGACGAAGGGCCTGGACCTCCCATCAAATACCAGTATGCGGAGCTGGGCAAGCTGTATGCTGTGGTTTCCCAGCTGGTGCGCTGTTGCGATGTGTCATCTCGCATGCAGTCGTCGATTAATG GCAACCCCCCACTGGCAAACCCCTATGGTGACCCCAACCTGTCGCAGCCCATTCTGCCCGTGCAGCAGCTGGTGGCAGAGATCCTGTTTGTGCGCACGAGCTACGTGAAGAAGATCATTGAGGACTGCAGCAACTCTGAGGAGACTGTCAAATTACTGCGATTCAGCTGCTGGGAGAATCCCCAGTTTTCCTCCACTGTGCTCAGCGAGCTACTCTGGCAG GTGGCGTACTCCTATACCTATGAGCTTAGGCCGTACTTGGACCTACTGCTTCAGATCTTGCTGATAGAGGACTCCTGGCAGACCCACAG GATCCACAACGCTCTGAAGGGGATCCCAGATGACCGCGATGGCCTCTTTGACACCATTCAGCGCTCCAAAAACCATTACCAGAAGAGGGCCTACCAGTGCATAAAGTGCATGGTGGCACTTTTCACTAATTGTCCAGTAGCGTACCAGATCCTCCAG AGTAATGGAGACCTGAAGAGAAAATGGACGTGGGCTGTGGAGTGGCTGGGTGACGAACTGGAGCGCCGACCGTACACAGGAAACCCCCAGTACACCTATAACAACTGGTCGCCCCCAGTGCAAAGCAACGAGACCTCCAATGGCTACTTCCTGGAGCGCTCACACAGTGCTAGGATGACTCTGGCCAAGGCCTGCGAGCTCTGTCCTGAGGAG GAACCTGAAGACCAAGAAGCTCCAGATGACCACGATGCTTCACCCCCAGAAGACACCACACTGTACCCCCATTCCCCAGGAACACAGTACCAACAG AATAACCACCCACACGGACAGCCGTACACAGGCCCCGCAGCACAACACGTGAACAACCCACCGCGCCCAGGTCAGCGAGCACAAGAGAACTGGGAGGCGACCGAGGAAACGGCCCCAGCCCAGCCTAAAGAATAA